The sequence CCGTGCGTGGATGTCTTGAAACCTGGTCAAGTCTGGTTGATTCTTCAAGAAATCAATTGCAGATATCACATACTCATTTGTCACCGTTTCAATTGCTTCCCTTATTTTACTTGCAGCATATCCCAAAGGTTTTGACAAGAGCTCGCCAGCTTGACTAACTGCAATGACATCAAGAGAAGCATTGCCAAAGTAACCATCAGGCAGAGGTGGCTGCATACGTCCACGTGAATCAACGCAGACACCTAAAGCAGTTGGTTGCTCAGGTTTGTGTCGACGAGCTTTACAAGCAGACCTCCAAACATGTCCAGTCAAGGTCTCATATCTAGTATAACCACGGCCACGATCTATACTTCTTCCCTCGTTAGCcatattctttaatttctcaACCTGAATTTTGGTCAGCCTCAACATGGCTAAAGTTGtcttctttttcctctcttcAGCATTACTCAACTCCCCCAACAGTAGCAGTGGAAGACCGAACTCCGCGTGATCAAACTGTGGCCGAGCCAAAGGGGGATCCCCGGCTCGCAAGACCTTGCGGTCAAGAAAAGGAAGCGTGCCTAATGGCTCTCCACGGCTGATTCTTGCCCACTCAGACGTAAATTGAAGTGCACTTTTCCCATCAACAACAGCATGGGATATTCTCAAACCTAGGCTAATACCACCACATTGGAAAATGGTGAGTTGCACTAGCAATAGAGGCAGTTCATGTAATGGAACAGTGTAGTCAACATTGGGGATTAGGTATTGGTGCTCTGGAGATGGTAAGTCGCCAAGATCTTCAAGCTTGGATTCAGAGTCAGCCTCAGTGAGTGTAACACCCATGGCATTGCACTCAAGCTCGAGGCGCCCACGACCTATCCAGTGCAAACGGCCGGCTAGTGGATAAAATGGCACCAAGGCATGGCTCAATGAGTCTTTTAGGTTATTGATAACAACATTGGATTGTGAAAGCCATTTCGGTGATGGTTTGTAGAAGTAGACAGTGGGAACATGAGTTATTGTTCCTATTTGATCCCATTCAGAAAGGGAAACGCGGCCAGTCCATGTTGGTGTGGCTGGTTTCACTACATTAGAGCTCTTGAAGGTCACCACCATTTTTTGACAATATGAGATTCGACAGAAAATCGAAGAGTGTGAGTAGCTAAAGAAACGCCATAATCAGCTGTATTTAAAGGCCATGCTTCTTAAGAGAGTAAGAATTGAAGACATGTAGAAGATAGttgttgaaatgattttttcgTGAGTCTAGTAGTTCCCTGGAAAGGTCAGATCATAAGGAGAGTCCATTAGCACCcttaagaaataaaaggaaaataaaggtttttttccCTATCAATCCAAATAATAAATGTTTTCAGTTTCTGAAGAACACGTGACATTTTGCCGAGTTCTTCAGGTTTTCAAGCGCTTGGGAGGAAAGGCAGGAAAGGAAGGAGGGCCCGTTGGTCAAGGACGAGGGAGTGATCAACAAAGGCAAGTTATGCATTACATCAGCTTTTACAATCGACAGAAATCTTGTAGGATTATGTAGATGCAATAttatgtattaatatattattagactatagattttattcaaacatttttaaaaatgcaaCTTCCTCGCTGATCTAGCTAATTATACATGTAGAGATGTTTtcttatgttaatttaaaatttaaaaagttaggAAATAAGAGGATCGCTTTCACACCATAGCGACCAACAATAATTGCATTAGAGTAGTATTTAGTATGCTgagcaatattaattaaattaggttAGATCAGAATGGGTTGAACatgttataataattattgtatCTTGTATTTGATGTATATTGGACTAGATTGaataattattgtattttaaatttaatagacATTAAATAAGATAGAATAACAtgttataataacaataatatccATATTCTAATGTTTTGAATATAgattataatatatagtttaataCAAAACTTTACTGGGGAGTGAACCGGGCAGCGGTGGTGGGTGTAGATATGCTTCACGCGTCGGCGCTGAACCTGTGATAAAAGTAGCAAGCGACTTGGTTTATGGGAGGAAAGAGGTGGTTTCTGGCTGGGATGTGGGGCTGTTCATTTCAGG is a genomic window of Populus alba chromosome 18, ASM523922v2, whole genome shotgun sequence containing:
- the LOC118034341 gene encoding LOW QUALITY PROTEIN: spermidine hydroxycinnamoyl transferase-like (The sequence of the model RefSeq protein was modified relative to this genomic sequence to represent the inferred CDS: inserted 1 base in 1 codon): MVVTFKSSNVVKPATPTWTGRVSLSEWDQIGTITHVPTVYFYKPSPKWLSQSNVVINNLKDSLSHALVPFYPLAGRLHWIGRGRLELECNAMGVTLTEADSESKLEDLGDLPSPEHQYLIPNVDYTVPLHELPLLLVQLTIFQCGGISLGLRISHAVVDGKSALQFTSEWARISRGEPLGTLPFLDRKVLRAGDPPLARPQFDHAEFGLPLLLLGELSNAEERKKKTTLAMLRLTKIQVEKLKNMANEGRSIDRGRGYTRYETLTGHVWRSACKARRHKPEQPTALGVCVDSRGRMQPPLPDGYFGNASLDVIAVSQAGELLSKPLGYAASKIREAIETVTNEYVISAIDFLKNQPDLTRFQDIHAREGAEGPFYGNPNIAVVSWLTLPIHGLDFGWGEEIYMGPGTHEYFDXDSLLLPSPNEDGSVILAICLQVAHMEAFKKCFYEDILSNGLQA